One genomic window of Solanum stenotomum isolate F172 chromosome 9, ASM1918654v1, whole genome shotgun sequence includes the following:
- the LOC125876601 gene encoding transcription factor MYB41 — protein MGRSPCCDKNGLKKGPWTPEEDNKLIQYIQLHGPGNWRTLPKNAGLQRCGKSCRLRWTNYLRPDIKRGRFSFDEEETIIQLHSVLGNKWSAIAARLPGRTDNEIKNYWNTHIRKRLLRNGIDPVTHSPRLDLLDLSSLLNSTQFNLSSLLGLQALVNPEVFRLAATLLASQNESTPELLLQKYQENNQMFNTQVQNQEGSELLLQKLQQNQILNSQLQNQTQYFQFQNQIQEIPNFTTQNVPCSSSLSQPMQLGHVEESYLMNGQMLPPQNYGYCNSDASDNSNFQSLNTNSSTQNFSLDSVLSTPTEDEKESYCSNLMKFEIPESLNFDDFM, from the exons ATGGGAAGATCACCATGTTGTGATAAAAATGGACTCAAAAAAGGTCCATGGACTCCAGAAGAAGATAATAAACTCATCCAATATATTCAACTTCATGGTCCTGGAAATTGGCGAACACTCCCTAAGAATGCtg GACTTCAAAGGTGTGGAAAGAGTTGTCGTCTTCGTTGGACGAATTACTTGAGACCTGATATTAAAAGAGGACGATTCtcatttgatgaagaagaaactATTATCCAACTTCATAGTGTTCTTGGCAACAA ATGGTCAGCTATAGCGGCCCGTTTGCCAGGGAGAACAGACAACGAAATCAAGAATTACTGGAACACTCACATTAGAAAAAGGCTTTTAAGGAATGGTATTGATCCAGTGACTCATAGTCCTCGTCTTGATTTATTAGACTTATCGTCCCTTCTAAATTCGACTCAATTCAACTTATCAAGCTTACTTGGACTACAAGCACTTGTAAACCCTGAAGTCTTCAGGCTTGCAGCTACTCTTTTGGCATCACAAAATGAAAGTACCCCAGAATTGTTACtacaaaaatatcaagaaaataatcaaatgttCAACACTCAAGTACAAAACCAAGAAGGGTCTGAATTGTTGTTACAAAAGCttcaacaaaatcaaatattgaATTCCCAATTGCAAAATCAGACTCAATATTTTCAATTCCAAAATCAGATTCAAGAAATACCAAATTTCACCACACAAAATGTTCCTTGTTCATCTTCATTATCACAGCCAATGCAATTAGGACACGTGGAGGAATCCTATTTGATGAATGGTCAAATGCTACCTCCACAAAACTATGGCTATTGTAATTCTGATGCTTCTGATAATTCAAATTTCCAATCACTCAACACCAACAGCAGCACTCAGAATTTCAGCTTAGATTCAGTGTTATCGACACCCACGGAAGACGAAAAAGAGAGCTATTGCAGTAATTTGATGAAATTCGAAATCCCAGAGAGCTTAAATTTCGATgattttatgtaa